The nucleotide window TTACAGCCCGGAGTATCATCCGAACAAGTGGCGGAACTGGTGGGCGTTTGGCGGCGGCGCGCTGGCGGACTTCGGCTGCCATTACATGGACTTGCCGTTTTGGGCGTTGGGATTGCGGCATCCAAGCGCGATTGAGATTGTGGACGGTCCGCCGGTTCACGCGGAATCGACGCCTCCCTGGTTGATCGTGCGCTACGAATATCGGGCGCGAGAGAACCAACCTCCGCTAAACCTCATCTGGTACCACGGCGGAAAGCGGCCTGAGATCGATCTGAGTTCGGAGAAGGCTGCGAAATGGCCGAGCGGCGTCTTGTTCGTGGGCGACAAAGGAAAGCTCCTGGCGGATTACACCAAGCACCTTCTCTTGCCCGAGAAGGATTTTAAGGACTTCGTGCGGCCAGCCGCCTCCATTCCGAATTCGATCGGACATCACTTGGAATGGATTGAAGCGTGCAAGACCAGCGGGGCAACCTCGTGCCGTTTCGATTACTCCGGCCCGCTCACCGAAGCCGCGCTGCTCGGCAATGTGGCGTATCGCGCGGGCAAGAAACTGATGTGGGATCATGCGCATCTCAAAGCGACGAACTGTCCGGAGGCTCAGGCGTTCATTCAACATCATTACCGCGATGGCTGGAAAATATGATGCCCCAGAGTAGGGCGAGTCCGTCCCGGCGAGCCGTGTCCGACGTAGTGGCAACACTTTGGAGGCGGCTCGCTGGGGACAGGCTCGCCCTACCGAAGTCAAAATGACGGATGAATCTAATCCATAAATTGATTCTGGCAGGGTTGGGAATCCTCGCGACCGGACGATTGGCTCCCGCCGTGGTGACTATGCAATTCGACGCCGCGTTCCCCCTCACCCCAGCCCTCTGCCTCAGGGAGAGGGAGTTGTTTTTTCCAACGCGGGAATGGTCCCTGAATGGTGAGTTGAACCACAGCCCTGGAAATGTTCTCCCTTTCCCCAGGGGAGAGGGCCGGGGTGAGGAGAACGGAGCCGTCGCACTGAACAGATCCGGCGTAGAGAGCGCCGCCGTGCCCGACCAAACCTGGCCAAAGCTCGCTCCCTTCTTCAGTCCGCCGCCCGAATTCGCCGGCGACTACGGCAGTTATCCTTCGCCGTTGAAGTTCTACGATGGTCGCGTCGTGAAGACCCAAGAACAGTGGGCCGAACGCCGGCGCGAGATTCTCGTTCGATGGACGGAGCTCATGGGGCCGTGGCCGCCCGTCCTCGAGCAGCCGAGGATCGAGTTTCTGGAACATGAAAAGCGCGAGAATTTCATCCAACATCGCGTGCGTCTGGAGATCGCTCCGAATCAACTCGAGCTCGCCTACCTGCTCGTGCCTGAAGATCCCGGCCCACTTCCGGCGGTTGTCGTGCCCTACTACGAACCGCTGTCGAGCATTGGCCGGAAAGAGCCGCTGCGGGATTTCGGTTATCAACTCGCCAAACGCGGCTTCGTCAGCTTGAGCCTGGGTTCACCCGGCGGCTCGGCGCGAGAGCCCAGCACCGCCGGAGCGGTTTGTCAGCCGTTGTCTTTTCTTGCTTATGTCGCCGCCAACGCCTGGAACGCCCTGGCCAATCATCCGAAAGTGGATCGCGCGCGCATTGGAATCGTTGGCCATTCGTATGGTGGGAAGTGGGCGATGTTTGCGGCGTGCCTGCACGAGAAGTTCGCGTGCGGCGTGTGGTCCGATCCGGGCATCGTCTTCGACGAAACGCGGCCCAATGTGAATTACTGGGAACCGTGGTATCTCGGCCTCGACGCCCACGCGAAACGCAAACCGGGCGTCCCGAAGCAAGACAATCCCCGCACCGGCGCCTACAAGCAAATGATCGCGGCCGGCCTGGACCTCCATGAACTCCAGGCCCTGATGGCGCCTCGGCCTTTCCTGGTCTCGGGCGGTGCGGAAGATCGTCCGGCACGCTGGCGCCCGTTGAATCATGTGATCGCGGTCAATCAACTCCTGGGCCACACGAACCGGGTGGCCATGACCAATCGCGAGGGCCACACGCCGACTTTGGAATCGAACGAGCAGGTTTACGGTTTCTTCGAAAATTTCCTGAAACGGGGAAGGTAGGTCGCGGGCTGAACCCTCTTTATTGAGGAGAGTACGTGCTTAGGGTCTGCTCAAAAATAACTTGGGGTTTTGGCGGGAGCGCCGCCTGGCCGGATGCAAGGCGCGAGGAGGGAGCAGCCCCCCGGTGAGGCTGTGACCGACGAGCAACGCCGCAGCCTGCCAGGCGCCGCCCCGCCCCGGTGGGCTGGGGCGATTTTGGCTTCTGGCTTCGTTGCTCCTCAGTCACAGAGCCAGGGCTATGCTCCTTCGTCGCGCCGCGCCAGAAGCCAAAATTGCCGCCAGCAAAACCCCAAGTTATTTTTGAGCAGACCCTTAGCGT belongs to Verrucomicrobiota bacterium and includes:
- a CDS encoding sialidase, with translation MQFDAAFPLTPALCLRERELFFPTREWSLNGELNHSPGNVLPFPRGEGRGEENGAVALNRSGVESAAVPDQTWPKLAPFFSPPPEFAGDYGSYPSPLKFYDGRVVKTQEQWAERRREILVRWTELMGPWPPVLEQPRIEFLEHEKRENFIQHRVRLEIAPNQLELAYLLVPEDPGPLPAVVVPYYEPLSSIGRKEPLRDFGYQLAKRGFVSLSLGSPGGSAREPSTAGAVCQPLSFLAYVAANAWNALANHPKVDRARIGIVGHSYGGKWAMFAACLHEKFACGVWSDPGIVFDETRPNVNYWEPWYLGLDAHAKRKPGVPKQDNPRTGAYKQMIAAGLDLHELQALMAPRPFLVSGGAEDRPARWRPLNHVIAVNQLLGHTNRVAMTNREGHTPTLESNEQVYGFFENFLKRGR